From Camelina sativa cultivar DH55 chromosome 5, Cs, whole genome shotgun sequence:
aaagtaaatgtttttgttttcacaatagtctgaaagaggatgtgtttgtatggtaataggttgtttttagaaaactaaactttataaaatgtttgagcctttaagaAGGAGAAGGGATTGAAATCCAATATTAATGACCATAAATTCgcaagtgtttcaaaataataagttaaaaatgagaagtaatataaacaaaaatgaaaattgaggaaaatagtaggtataaggcaatgcataaaatgatggtattatttcaaatcaaaacataactgattatgttcataattaATTCTGAAATTCCTATTATGAAAAACTTCttaattttatgtaattcaaaaataacataacgtttgaaataataagtgcgaatcgaacaaaataattatagaattagatcAAAACTATCTCATAATCTTACATAATTTTCTAGAAAGtaagctcaaaattttaattttatataaacaatgtttaaaaaatttaaactaatttacttaaataatacctacccaccatcttacttaaatttgattatgtttgtgcctgtaaaaattatataagattcaaacacagaaattaaacccaagaattcaaacctataaatttaattaaatgttaGTATATAGTTCCAAGATGAAACCAACCACAGACTGATATAAGGGTGGTTTTAGATTCTTAGAGCAAGGCCAACGCACATCTCAATACGAGTGtctcttaataaaaaataataattaaaaattaaaaagttgagCAAAAAGATAGACACGAGGTCTCGGAGCAGACCCAGCCAGACACTCTTCTAACCCTCTCTAGCTTAGGTGTCATGTTctgattgatttgatttaaaaacacaaataactaataaaattaaataatacaattgtattaaaatattattaaaataaatttgagatCCCACTTTTAAAGGATCACCCGATGGGTTTGCTCTTAGGGGTTGcatatgtttctgattaaagaagaaataaaatacatatggtttttttgttttgttttatgggcatgtagttaattaggtctaaactatagttaattaagtccaaacaaaaaaatagaggtgTCAGAAATATAGGAAGCCAAGTGTCATCcccttagcaaaagttgagaaaaaccttctgatattatataagattagtAAATAATTAGTCATTTAACCGGTTGCAATAATCTAACTATctagaaggaaaacaaaaaaagtcaaagtGGAGATCAAAAAGGCTAACCAGTTGCTTGAATGGTAACCAGCAATTATTGCCACTTCGGCTAAAGCATGTCTCCATCTCCTAatgttctcttttgttttacccTTGCAAGTTTTTCTGAAGACTTGTCCAAAATTTCCGGTTTGCTTCTTTACATCAGTTGGATGCACTTTATAGAAAATGGTCATCACCGTTTGACCCAACTCTTTGCTACAATTCATAATCTCCACCAATTCATTAAGGCACCATGTCGAAGAAGCGTAATTTTCCGAGAGCAAGACGATCAGGATTCTTGATCCTCTAATAGCTTTTTCGAGTTCTGGACGGATCGATTTGCTTCTCTCAATATCATTATCATTGAATATGTCGATTCCCTTTGCTTTGAACTCCTTGATAACGTGACTGAGAAAGTCTTTGCGAACATCTGCTCCGTGGAAGCTCGGGAAGACATCGTGTACCCAACTACGAGACGAAGGATCAAGAGCCATGTCATGAATATGATCTTTAAGTCTTTTTAGAAACCAATCTGCATAATGAAATTAGAGAAGGAGATAGCAATGTCAATGTGAGACGCCTAACAACGTTGTGGGGGTGAAGTCAACCAAAGAAAAAGTCTTTtagacaacaacaataaaactcTATTACTAAATTAGAGAGTGGTTGATCCATCAATTAAGTACTTTTTCGGTTTTAttttataggatgttttaaacattttattttgtttcataataataCAAACATTTATAAATCGCTTTACGCTAATCTAGACTTGGTCAATAAGGTATTTAATGGAAGTCCAACATAAAAATGGTTAAGCAATGAGGAATTCACctctattattttgttttgtttttgtaacactAAATAACATTATTGAAAACCGAAATATTTTAACAAACCAATACTAATCAGAatacacaaaaccaaaatatcataCAAACCAAAACTAATATGAAAACACAAAACCGGTATCAGAGAAATGGAAGAAACACAACTAAAGGAAACCTaatcaaattttcatattttcctGTTTTCACTTGGTGGTACTAAGTACTAAGACTATCCTCATTGGTGGTAATAACCCCtaatctaacatatatttttttaaggattctaaacttcaaaagaaaaggctaatctaaaaataatacaacattCAATTTGAAATTGgaagatatttatttataatgaaaatttaaattaatgaacgaaaacaaaattcatactTTACCACATATTACATTTACatatactagattttttttatttttctttactttgaATACTGTTaattaatcttattatataaagttgggttttgaaagttagccattaacaagattttgacatgcgttaaattatcaatttcagatattgacatgtgtaaaagttaatatttaatagaagaactatgattacaataaaaataaattattttgttttaaaaaatattaataatgtaaaaagataattatcaaaaattacagattttatataaaaaaatacaaaagtttttaaataataataaggagattatatatatatatatatatatatatatttcataaaattcgaaattacaatattatttatttattttaattttaaattattaattatacaaaaaaagattaaggataatatacagttaattattaattctaaaattttgtaaatactcacttttatataaacatatatcgtctcataattaaataatttactcaaaaacactgctttcaactttatttaattagaaattgttttgaatgtgaaagtaattttttcttattcttttaaacaaaaatttgctcctactttctcttttttcagtTGTGAAtcggtaagattaatatgttaacccaagaaaaatattaataaatgcatcttcttttcctaatactatattttaaaatttattgtagtatttttagatttttttatttagtttatattttcatctttgaattatttaagattcatatatttgttgtaagattcatagatttattttgttttgatttctcaaccttgattggttggtcataaacctttttttttgcaaacataattgttaccattattcattcaatcccaaagggagataacgagtagaagctcctcaacctaatggatggataaaataggctaatcaaacacaaacttataacaaacatagatagatagattggaaaaaacataaatcgttgttgatagattcatatgagctcaaagactgtgacatCCTGATTTGCGGAAAAGgtataaaagaattgatttggccacatatttcaccaaaatgcacttatttttttggtcaaggatCCTGAGAGAATTTTATGATtggtgaccttcctggaagtgattatcggaactgtgcgagtgaggacaaaacacaggaaaaggtCATTTGtagatttgtagggtcggtaaacaagtttttaaagcctcttagacgtaacaaaccggccatcaaatatgggtgggtccatgGGCCGAGAAAGATatagggcccacttaggaaggtgggcctatggactgagagtggacacgggctcactaagcaaggtggcggttgaggcgttacagagacagagctacatcatggtgtgtcaaagacacttccacaaatatattgggaaatttaacattagttactatcaaaagattttgtgacgttaaatttttttttttttcattagttgtcggagcaagccattttgagatagcaaaaaaacgtgaacattttctctctacagaggaggagggcagagccaaggttctttTTATAGTGGAGAAGGTTGCAAACAAGGTTATCTTCCCTAGggaagaaggtggaggaggttggacgctaTGTTATCTCTCCaaaggaggaaggtggagccaaggttttctctatggtggaggaggttagacgcaaggttctctctataaggCGGAGCTGAGGTTTTCTCTATAGTGGTCATAAATTATTGTGATAATACATAactgattagtatattatgtaatatattttttattcaaaatatttttggagccaacaatttttgtaattaaaaaactatgtagaactgaaagtaaaatagttggcttaatgttttcatatataggtggtgataaagaatatattagtaacatagaatatatttaggtttttaaaagtacacttttaatagtacacatacataaaatatttgtaaatggatataaatccgtgtattataacaaaaataaaatttataaataacttacaacaaattttaatatatttttgttaaatttaatttaatttataaaactttaaatcaggtcctcatctagtttattataaaccaaaaaaaaaaaaaaatcctgaaaATCAAACCGAAACAGACCATGAATTAAACACTATTAACAATGTCTAACCAACAAaatatcattttcataattttatttgatactCAACAAAGAGTTGTTTGTTGAACCGCAAATGAATAATtcgaaaacacaaaaaattttGTTCGTTATCTTGAAAAGCAAATGCAATTCGCAACGACAATACGGAGACCTCAATCTCTGGAAATATTCAAACCCAATCATCGTATTTATTGCTTTAGcgcttcttcatcatcctctcgTTTACATAGTGCACGCAATGTGTTCGACAAAAGTCCTGACCGAGATCGGGAGAGTTATACGAGTTTGCTTTTTGGGTTTTCTCGCGACGGGCGAACTCAGGAAGCAACTAAACTCTTTTTGAATATTCATCGTTTGGGAATGGAGATGGACTGCTCAACCTTTTCCTCTGTTATAAAAGTTTCTGCTACTCTGTGTGATGAGCTTTTTGGTAGACAGTTGCATTGTCAGTGTGTAAAGTTTGGGTTTTTAGATGATGTGAGCGTGGGAACATCGCTGGTTGATACATATATGAAAGGAAGTAACTTTAAAGATGGAAGGAATGTTTTTTAtgaaatgaaagagagaaatgtTGTTACTTGGACTACATTGATAAGTGGGTATGCTCGGAACTCGATGAGTGAGGAAGTTTTGACATTGTTTATGAGAATGCAAGGCGAAGGAACTCAGCCGAACTCGTTTACTTACGCAGCTGCTCTTGGAGTTTTGGCTGAGGAAGGAGTGGGTGGGAGGGGAACTCAGGTACACACAGTTGTTGTAAAGAATGGTTTAGATAAAACGATTCCGGTGTCTAATTCTCTGATTAATCTGTATCTCAAGTGTGGGAATGTTAGAAAAGCTagagttttgtttgataaaacaGAAGTTAAGAGTGTGGTTACTTGGAATAGTATGATTTCAGGATATGCATCAAATGGGCTTGATTTAGAAGCGTTGGGAATGTTTTACTCTATGAGGCTTAATCATGTGCGGTTATCTGAATCTAGCTTTGCTTCCATTATTAAGCTGTGTGCTAACCTCAAAGAACTGAGATTCACAGAGCAGCTCCATTGCAGTGTTGTGAAATACGGGTTTGTGTTTGATCAAAATGTAAGGACGGCTCTAATGGTGGCTTATAGTAAATGTATGGCGATGGTTGATGCTCTTAGGTTGTTCAAAGAGACAGGATCCCTCGGGAATGTTGTGACATGGACAGCGATGATTAGTGGTTTTTTGCAGAATGATGGGAAAGAGGAAGCAGTGGATTTATTTTCGGAAATGAAGAGGAAAGGTGTTAGGCCGAACGAATTCACTTATTCTGTCATTCTCACAGCTCTTCCTGTAATTTCTCCATCAGAGGTCCACGCACAAGTTGTAAAGACTAACTACGAGAGGTCTTCAACCGTTGGAACCGCTCTTTTAGATGCTTATGTGAAGTTAGGTAAAGTAGATGAGGCTGCAAAAGTTTTTAGTGGTATTGATGATAAAGACATTGTGGCTTGGTCAGCGATGCTTGCAGGATATGCTCAGACCGGAGAGACGGAGGCAGCTATTAAGATGTTTAGTAAGCTCACAAAGGGAGGGGTGAAACCGAATGAGTTTACATTCTCTAGCATCCTTAACGTGTGTGNGTTAAGCTGTGTGCTAACTTAAAAGAACTGAAATTCACAGAGCAGCTCCATTGCAGTGTTGTAAAATACGGGTTTGTGTTTGATCAAAATATAAGGACGGCTCTAATGGTGGCTTATAGTAAATGTATGGCGATGGTTGATGCTCTTAGGCTGTTCAAAGAGACAGGATCCCTCGGGAATGTTGTTTCATGGACAGCGATGATTAGTGGTTTCTTGCAGAATGATGGGAAAGAGGAAGCAGTGGATTTATTTTCGGAAATGAAGAGGAAAGGTGTTAGGCCGAACGAATTCACTTATTCTGTCATTCTCACAGCTCTTCCTGTAATTTCTCCATCAGAGGTCCACGCACAAGTTGTAAAGACTAACTACGAGAGGTCTTCAACCGTTGGAACCGCTCTTTTAGATGCTTATGTGAAGTTAGGTAAAGTAGATGAGGCTGCAAAAGTTTTTAGTGGTATTGATGATAAAGACATTGTGGCTTGGTCAGCGATGCTTGCAGGATATGCTCAGACCGGAGAGACGGAGGCAGCTATTAAGATGTTTAGTAAGCTCACAAAGGGAGGGGTGAAACCGAATGAGTTTACATTCTCTAGCATCCTTAACGTGTGTGCGGCTACTACCGCGTCTATGGGACAGGGAAAGCAGTTCCACGGGTTTGCTATAAAATCAAGACTCGATAGCTCTCTGTGTGTTAGTAGTGCTCTTTTAACCATGTATGCAAAGAAAGGCAACATTGAGAGTGCGGAAGAAGTTTTTaagaggcagagagagagagatctagtATCATGGAATTCGATGATCTCTGGGTATGCACAACACGGGCAAGCTATGAAGGCTCTCGAAGTTTTCAagg
This genomic window contains:
- the LOC109132859 gene encoding pentatricopeptide repeat-containing protein At2g27610-like, with the protein product MAMVDALRLFKETGSLGNVVSWTAMISGFLQNDGKEEAVDLFSEMKRKGVRPNEFTYSVILTALPVISPSEVHAQVVKTNYERSSTVGTALLDAYVKLGKVDEAAKVFSGIDDKDIVAWSAMLAGYAQTGETEAAIKMFSKLTKGGVKPNEFTFSSILNVCAATTASMGQGKQFHGFAIKSRLDSSLCVSSALLTMYAKKGNIESAEEVFKRQRERDLVSWNSMISGYAQHGQAMKALEVFKEMKKRKKKAKSITI
- the LOC104786971 gene encoding pentatricopeptide repeat-containing protein At2g27610; this encodes MQFATTIRRPQSLEIFKPNHRIYCFSASSSSSRLHSARNVFDKSPDRDRESYTSLLFGFSRDGRTQEATKLFLNIHRLGMEMDCSTFSSVIKVSATLCDELFGRQLHCQCVKFGFLDDVSVGTSLVDTYMKGSNFKDGRNVFYEMKERNVVTWTTLISGYARNSMSEEVLTLFMRMQGEGTQPNSFTYAAALGVLAEEGVGGRGTQVHTVVVKNGLDKTIPVSNSLINLYLKCGNVRKARVLFDKTEVKSVVTWNSMISGYASNGLDLEALGMFYSMRLNHVRLSESSFASIIKLCANLKELRFTEQLHCSVVKYGFVFDQNVRTALMVAYSKCMAMVDALRLFKETGSLGNVVTWTAMISGFLQNDGKEEAVDLFSEMKRKGVRPNEFTYSVILTALPVISPSEVHAQVVKTNYERSSTVGTALLDAYVKLGKVDEAAKVFSGIDDKDIVAWSAMLAGYAQTGETEAAIKMFSKLTKGGVKPNEFTFSSILNVCXLSCVLT